A region from the Wolbachia endosymbiont of Folsomia candida genome encodes:
- a CDS encoding glutamine synthetase produces the protein MTILSNLNYHVIFGIELEFYIEGIEEDLFLNSIGDKIVSLGFSCERESSIHQYEVKSGCYNNRNNLTKHFELVKGLLSEIVQKLGGSISFKAKPYLDRAGSALNVHVNLVDSNNNNLFYSDEHKYSDYLLHSIGGLCAMMKKHMSVFAPNDDSYLRFQYPDIHTPTTVSWGVNNRTAAIRIPDFAGNFEKCRLEHRVPGADCNLEKVLEAIIEGIIFGIENKIAPPSRIYGVASDPQYKMEKLPLDIISNQ, from the coding sequence TATTCGGCATTGAGTTAGAATTTTATATTGAAGGAATAGAAGAAGATTTATTCCTAAATAGCATTGGAGATAAAATTGTTTCACTTGGATTTTCTTGTGAGAGAGAAAGTTCTATACATCAATATGAGGTGAAAAGTGGTTGTTATAATAATCGCAACAATTTAACTAAGCATTTTGAGCTAGTAAAAGGATTGCTTTCTGAGATAGTACAAAAACTTGGTGGTAGTATCTCTTTTAAAGCAAAACCCTATTTGGATAGAGCAGGCAGCGCATTAAATGTGCATGTTAACTTAGTTGATTCAAACAACAATAATTTATTTTATAGCGATGAACATAAATATAGTGATTACCTACTTCATAGTATTGGCGGATTATGTGCAATGATGAAAAAACATATGTCAGTTTTTGCTCCAAACGATGATTCTTATTTAAGGTTTCAATATCCAGATATTCACACTCCAACTACAGTGAGCTGGGGCGTAAATAACAGAACTGCTGCGATAAGAATACCTGATTTTGCTGGCAATTTTGAGAAATGTCGCTTAGAACATCGTGTTCCTGGAGCAGATTGTAATCTTGAAAAAGTCCTTGAAGCAATAATTGAAGGCATAATTTTTGGTATAGAGAATAAAATTGCCCCACCAAGCAGAATATACGGGGTTGCATCTGATCCTCAATATAAAATGGAGAAACTACCATTGGATATTATATCAAATCAATAA